ctattattatataaccAAATTACTTCTATTAATAAgtgtttgattttctttttcatcactAAGAATTTAGTTTGAGGTTGAAATAAGTGATTAAATTATACCAATACTAAACCAGATCAAatgaaacatttattttttatacacggtaaatttttcagtttaattatatggaaatattaatttctcacgttttattttttcttttattttctctcccTCCCCGTTAACCTTATTATTTTACTCTCTGCTACATTTAGCACGACATCCAATCTTAATTTCATTCAGTTGTGCTGCAAGTGTAACCTACTAATAAGTATATTCGTGTTACCAGCGCTTATGTTAGGTGTAAGTGCTTCTCTCCAGATACCTTGACATTGTGTTTCCACAAAAAGTATTATAATAGGTTTTAAATTGATGAAATTAAAACATTgatgtttcattttaaaaatattttatttaaatgaatccatttaacttgttttttatattaaaattataagataaatatattttattatagtaaaattaagtAAAACTTATAAgatttgaaattcatgacaaaTATAACACAGCTCCTAcactattaattaatattgaagagagatgaaaaattttgaaggaaaagagaaatttttttttatcaagaatagaaagaagagaagaaagaaagaaaaaagaatacagAAATAAGTGATAAAGAACAAAGTTGACAAGAGAATGGAGAAACAAAGGATAGTAAAGtagtgaaaatatttaaattctaaacaAGGTTTGAGTCCCTTTCTTAAATTTCTAATGCAAACATATATGAGGAAAGGTTTTCTGTATCCTAATGAACTTAGTTCTTAGTTATTGTTGTGAATTATGGAAAAACAGATGATGATTTCAACTTAACCATAGGTTCAATTAAAGGTCAATcatgatattttctttttgaggCTAATAGCTTCAAGGCTATAATTGACCTAAAAGACtccaaatatttcttttataggTCAAGAAAGacataaagttttttaaaaattcattagaatagatttattttttgggCGAATTATTTAGATCATACTTTGAAaatgaattgtaaaattattagaagtaattttgggcCATAACTCATCTAACTTTTGTAATTAGGTCTATTTAAGTCTAATTACAAAAGTCTATAATTAGTCATGAATTGCACATTTAGCACATGTGTTAAATGAGAAAAGTGTGATATGTCACATGACATGTGATCCATTTCTTATGGATTTTAGATCTAGATCTAGACACGTGTTTCACATGGCCACTTTGCGTTTGCATTTCATTTAGTCTTgcatttgattttgattttgattttagtAGATGTtctctactataaatgagagTCTCCACAACTTGTAAAGGGTACTCTTAAATTGTTATTGCAAATACATATTGAGATCACCAATAACTTACAttttgagagactaaattgctAGAATATTCTCCTTGATTTCTCCTTTATTCCTTCTTCCTAAGTTGACCCAACTTTTTAGGAACCTTCATCGATCATTTTCGCTACCATTACATCTCCAATTTTTGATACATCATTCTTTTTGTTGTAAGGAAGCTTCATTCACCTATCAAATTTATCCATGCAGCTTCATTATCTAAAATCTGAATAAGACCAAATAAAAAGGTTAGGAAATTGGCACACAATATGATGAACGTTGTGAAAAACTAGATAATGTGAAGCCAACGaagatttaatatatttgagatTCACACTCTCTATTGATGCTTAAGGTCTCGCAGCTTTTGTTTGTGTCTCTCTGAATGTCTGCATGTCTGTGTGGCATGGTGCCATACCTTTGTTCAGGTTGGCTGCTCCTTGCCGCTATCTAGGATTTCTAACTAATTCACATTGCCATGTATATGAAATTAACACACCAATTTTCCTATTCCTAACTTGTGTGCATTTCAAAACAGATGTTCAATAATTTAAGTTGCTCTCATCAAACTTTTTtctcaattatattaaaatgttttcaaaattaatataattttgttgtttttgttaatAATGTATCAATAACATTAAAGATATGTCAAATGTTATATCAACACCaagtttattgttttatattccATTAAACTTTGATTCAAttccaatataattttttttaaaataaaataattttatttctttccaaattaaaattaaattaaatttttattttctttcacatAATTCTTCTTACTATctattgattataatttataaaaataactaaattcttaaaaatttaaaataaataggtAAATTGTACTGAATAATGACAATTTCAATGTTTTAAAAACACAATTTCTGTGTTTAATAAAGCTAAAAGTCGTAATTTACGtactcaaattttaattaatttatttatttaattttaaagaaaaccgTATTTTATCCTTAcgatatattaatatttcttacctttcaatatatttattttttataaatatatttttattttgaaatattttaataattttattatttaattattttaaatattaaaatacttttgtTCTAAAATATTCACATACATATACCTTTAATacataaaacttatatttatatttttaataatcaaattattttatataataatttaaaaaatatgtcaaattaaaaaaattaactatatacaaattaaaaatcataaaattaaaaaaaaaaaatattaatcaaacttttaaaaagcaatttaaattaaaagaacatgtttatataaaaatttataaatagaaaacttTTAACAAATTGAAACAGGAAGGCAAAGATAATAGGAGATgtgaaaactaataaaaaaattaaccaaGTTGTACATTGaggaacacaattttttttaaaagtaagataaaaaatataaaaaatatataaaaattgaaaatgaagtCATATCCCattaaatagtataaaaattatcaaaactcTTCTTTTAAGTAGAGGAGTTGTTTAATGACTAATATTCAGAAAGAGGactcattcattttttttaatacacattTTCTCTCTATTAAGATGAATATATGTTGTCACTAAAATTATTTggttgaatatattttttataacaacaAAAGTATAGTTATGGagttatagaaaaaaaagacactaaaaatatatttaagtaacaTATAGATATTTTATAACAGCAATCACACGTAGCTACAGGGTATAAGGAGAAGGGAAACAAATCTgcaaaaccctaattccttCATTCCTGTCTTTAATGGCGTCCCAAGGTAAAAGAGGTGGAGTATGGCTTCCTGACAGGCCCAGCGATTCCAGCTCCGTGCTCAACAAGATCTCTCGCTCCTCTATCGTTGTCCGTGGTAAGGAGGCCGCCGGCGACGCTGCCTTTGTGGCGAAGAAGCTCCTCCGAAGCACCGGCAAGGCGGCCTGGATCGCCGGCACCACCTTTCTTGTCCTCGTCGTCCCTCTCATCGTGGAGATGGACCGCGAGCAGCAGTTCAACGACATTGAGCTCCAACAGGCCAGCCTCCTTGGCACCCCTGCCCTCAAATAAAAACAAGGTTTTCTCAGATCCGGTACCTTCCATTTGAAACCTGCATGTCTGCATGCACTCCTGCTTCTAGGGTTTCCGCTCCCAATAACTTTACCTTCCtagattttgataaaaagaaacactCTCTGTGAGAAATTTTGGTGTATTCTTAGGATTGATACTGTCATTACTTTGTCTGTGATGAACTTGAGAAGAACTTTGAATAGAGTGATAGTTGGGTTACCATTGCATTTTATAGGTTTAGTCTTACACTAGTTTCCGTGTTGAAGATCAAATTTAGTTActgttcttatattttatttgagtatTGTTTTTGAAACAAAGTTTATGTAGCTTATGATTGTTGTGGTTGTTATCGTACTTTTTGCAACTTGATGAGAACCCAAGTTATTCAGTTGATTGTTGGGTGCTGTTAAATTTTTTCACaaagaaacataaaacaaaGGGTTGGGTTGAGTCAAATCAATTACTTGAAATTATGATAATTTGTAAACGGATGGTCGATACTATAATTACTTACTGAATGGTGATGGTTTAATTTGACCCACCCTGTGTCTGTGTCTGTTTCTGTGCCTGAACATGGTATAATCTTTGGTGGCTTCTTAGCTTCTTGGTGAGTTCCTCCGATATGCAAAAACACCCTAGTTTTGGATCTAGCTTTAAGTAACCTTGGTTTACTCTCAGACAAGGTGGTTCTACCTTTTCTTGGATGGGGTGGTTCTGTTTTTATGGTCTGGTTGAACACAAGCTAGAAGTGCATCTGAAAGTTTCTCCATTGGAAATACAGAGTTTTTTTCCGAGTAGAGAAGTTTTTTCTCAAAAGCATGTCTAAACACGTCCTTggtattttgtgttttttgacATAATCCTAATTAGAGTTTCATTCATGATGTCCTGTCAAAGTTTAAACTGCTTCCTCTGATTCAAACAAGCTATGTCATCTTCTACTGTTCTATAACTTCATTCCTCTCTTTAGGCTCGGTGCTACCCAAACCCATTGTCTTTTTGTTATCTGGAAGATCTTGTTCACCTGTAGCACACGGTTTGGTTGATGCATTTTAATGGTCCAGTTGGTTGTGACTAGCACCTCTAAGTGCCAACGGACAGAGCAGATGCTGATGGTGGATTGATTGATGAATTTCTATTCTTGTTCACCTGCGTTCCTTCCTGTTGGTTTATGTATGTTTTGGAATATGAGAAAATGGTGGAGAGAAACCTTATGCATCTTCCTCCCACGGCTGGAGTATTTCATAGAATATGGTTCTACTGATCTCCAAAAGAATAACTTGATTTCTCATCTCATGTAATGGAATAGCATTAACTGAAATTTATCGGTTTATCAGCGCCAGTGCACCATGTATACCATGTATATTTATTTGCATCTTTTTTCACtgaaaaaaattttgttttgtgtttcCAAACGGTTGTGTCGCATTCATGTTTGATTGTTGGAGTAAGTGTTTAAGTTTCAAATTGTAAGATCATCAACATCTGCTGTGTTCAAATACTCTGTTGCATGTTCATTGGGAGGTTTTAGTTGGTGTTTTCATGTACTGGCATGTGTAATGTACATGGTTGTTTTTCACGATTTAACTCAGGTTTTCAGTGCGTTACTCTGTTCTTTCACTCATTATTGCACTTAAGTTTGTATCCCTTGTCTTTTTTCTGTCCTCATTTTGCCCGAGGAGCAAGAATCATCTTCAttgtttctctctttctctctctctctatgaACTTCACCTCTAGAATTGAATGATTGCGGAGATGaggaatttgaaaattttacttgACTTATTgattcttttgatattttattgtaaGCACGACCTAGAAGTGTTCATATTCTACTAAATACTGTGGGCTTTGTTATGAGAAAAAATATCGGTGGTGTGGAATATTGTATTTCTATGTCAGGATAGGCAGTTTTCTTATCATTTAATTTCTTCTATTAGTTGTTGTCTGGATTTTGCTAATGTACCtactttgtttttaataaattgtgtGGTTGTATTTCTCTTTTCAGAAATCTTTGAAATTTAGGGGGTGTTCTACATTTTGGGAACCTGTGGGAAAAAGTAATTACTAGCTGATTACAAATGGCACCAAATAAAAGAGTGGTAGCGGCTTATCGTGCAATTGGAAGTCTTGGAATTGATGAGTCGAAAGTGAAATGCGATAAAGAAACTCCTCAAAGTGTTTGACAAAAACTGGGAACTGATAGAAGCAGAGAACTAGAGTTCTAGTACATGCTATATTTGAGGAGGACGATAATATGGTGTGTTTCCCACTTTATGTGTTGTCTCTCTAACACATGTGTAtagaattttatattatagaatTTTCAAAGGTCAAAACAaggaagaactaaattgaaaaatcatatttgattttttaaagatttgaaaatataaatttcattcatttttttcagGTTTAGTAATAcagttgtatctataaataaaatcaatttcatgtttgAGATGTATTGATAtgattaaaataagtttttaatttcttttaataaatatctatgaaaacaaataatacgCAGATAACGTTAAGTATTGTAAAATTTTCGaaagaaaagacaaataaaTCATAAAGCTTTTTAAGCTATTGATGATAAacaaattaagtaaataaatactGAAAGTGAAAAAGCAGTAATGAAACAAACAAGTGATGATAAGTAATTGTAAAGTGCAcgataaataaaatcattaaaaacataaataacgAGAAAAAcatgaatgaaagaaaagagtaaataacaaaagaaacaaattgcaaaagaaaaccaTAATTTCAAGTGATAAAAAAACCATTTCCATATATCTCAATtcccctttatatataatttctcacataatttttataaatgattatattttaaaaaaaaattatattagtcaAACTTTCATCTGTTAAAGCAATTTTTTTTAGCAATAACATATACCTTACACAATGTGTGAATgtaacataaattattaaaaaatagtgttacTTATTAGGTAATACACAAACACTATAGTGTTACATTGAAATTAACTATACATTTGTCACTCAACTTTTTTACACTTTTATCCTCCTAGTTTCACCTTTTcaaacaaaacacaatttgCCAATAGTGTTTAAATTACTTTGTTATAAGATCCTAAACGAGATGCATTAACTTTTGAAAGTCGTGGAACCAAATCCAATTATACTTTTGTAATTTATggtataaagaaagaaaaaaaaacaggaaTAGATCAAGTTACGTTACCCTGAGAACTCTGTACTCGCATTATTGATTATCTCTAATTCTATTGTCACGCAAAAGAGAAATTACAGAGATTTGTATAtcataaaattcaaaagaagAACTTCCATATACACCCCTTTCCACCCTCCTCtgagaaaattatatatataatatttttcctcCACACACAATCATTTAAAGGCAAATTGGTTGTTTTGGACCTTGAGCTGTACTTCATTGTTGCGTCGCCGATTGTTGGTCTGCTAGgtgtaatttttaatcttttttcatTCAAACTTGTTGATTTATATGTTAATTGCAGCAACTCCGAAAATGAAAATCTTCCTCCATCCCAAAGTAATCTCAATCTAAAGGAAAACTGAAGAACCTGTGAATGAGAAGGTTAAAACTCTGTTTGAGAAACGTATCTACATGAAGCTAACAATCCATACATACACTAGCAACGTAGGTGAAACAAAAAGGCCATCTAATTTTAATATGAGCTAGTACTGAACTTATATATAACAAGTCCAACACACAATCTTGTACCAGATACACAGTTATGTACTTTTACACAAAAGGCTGCATCCCTCATCATGTATATCATTATCTCTCTGCTCTGTTTGTATAAGCCCCCCGTCGTTGATGAGACTCACCTTCACACACATATAtgtatttgtatatatatatatatatatataaaagcagccccgaagagaagaaaaataaaccctTTATTTGGATTCAGATCATCTTCAATTACCAATGTCAACCCAATGAATCTCcattgtttaatttatataagcAAGAGAGTGACAAACGCTATGAATATGAGTGCAATGAAACTGATGGAAGGTTTATGCCCCGAACTTTTGTGTGGTCTGATCGGGGGTAGTGAGCACTCCATTCCATTGAAGAAAACCTTAGAGGGGAACCCATCTTTTGTGATATCAAAGTGTTTTCCGTGCTTTTTGGTGAAAGAAAGCACAGATTGTTGTTTCCCTGGAACCCTAGGGTCCTTAGCGTATGTTCCGTTGGTTTCACCGGCCAAGTAATTCAAACCCTTCAAGCCTTCCAAGAAAATGGTTTTCAGACCAGGAATTCTTGTCCCGTTGAAGGAATAAACATCTTCAAAATCCTCGAAAGTCTTGGTCAGCTCAATCGCAGTGAACCAATCATCGAATGAGAAATCTTCCCAGTTGAAAATTGTTATCCTGGCAGTCCATCCCTCCTTGTGATCCGAATTCACGTGCCAGTTGATGCTCACGGGGCAGTTATCGCCACAAGGGAGCCTGCTAGGCACGCGCAAGTGCTTGAGCTTGGCCCATGCACGTGCCTTCAGGGTTCTGTTTGCGAACGGCACGAGAAGAGCTTCTGGCGGAAGAAGCAATGGAGAGGCCCGAGAGTTGCACTTACTTGTGTCGGTGCAGCCACAGGCACAGGTGTTGCAGGGGATTGCTGACTCGTTGTAGAACGCTGAGAAGGAGACGCAGCAACGGTTTTGCTGAGGCTTGGGTTTGGTGATGTTGCAAACTATTTGCCAAGTTGCTACGGCGGTGGAGATTGCACTTAGTCCACTGGGCTCAGGGAAAACCGAAGGATCAACCCTAACCGGTGCACCACATTGGTAATGTGGATTGATGACACCATCGATGTTCCACTTCATAGGGGGTGTGATGGCCGTTCTGTTATCAGTATCCGGTGGCATTTTGAACACTTGCATCTGGAACATTGATTTAGCTCTGTTCTTGTCCATGAGTGGAGGCAAAACGGTCCCGTTCCGGCAGCACCAAGGGAGTTTCCCaactttttcatcttcttttctttctgctGGAAGGTCGGAGATTGTTGGCTTCTTCTGACAGGTTGCGACCTGCGAGAAATCCATGTCACCGTAGAATTTTCCGGCTGAACCGTACAAGCAGTCAGAAGGGTCTTTTCTGCGAGCATAAGCTCCTTTAAGGGAATATATGAACTCTCCCTTTGGCCATTCCCATGTCAAGTTCCAATGATCAAGACGACCCAATGGGTGCTTGTTCTCGATTGTCACTTGGACATAGTAGTTGTTCTGGAAAGCTTGAAGCACGTCGTATTCTATGATTAGATCTCCAGGGCGACGAGGAGGGTACTTGGTTTGCGTCACTGGCTTTGCCTTCACTTTCGGGTCCTTTCTGCAACATGCGAACATTCTCGAGTCTGCACCATTCATTCATCAAAACAATCTTAATCAAAGTTACAATATGACATTTTCAAGTTCTATGTATTTTGATGCATGGATCAACATTTACGTTCACTTGTTATATATGGAAGATAAGTTTGTATATTGATTACCTTTTCGAGTAGGTGCAGGGCATTTGAATCCGTCATTCTGGAGACTAATGGTTTTGGGCATGGGGGTAGCAACAGCACCCAACCCAAACTGCGTCCCAACAATATCGATCTTCGCACTCATCTGGTTCAGATCCCCGGCGGTTTCAATGGCGGTCTTCAAGTCCGCCACGGTGGAACCGACC
This region of Vigna unguiculata cultivar IT97K-499-35 chromosome 5, ASM411807v1, whole genome shotgun sequence genomic DNA includes:
- the LOC114183029 gene encoding mitochondrial import receptor subunit TOM9-2-like; translation: MASQGKRGGVWLPDRPSDSSSVLNKISRSSIVVRGKEAAGDAAFVAKKLLRSTGKAAWIAGTTFLVLVVPLIVEMDREQQFNDIELQQASLLGTPALK
- the LOC114184848 gene encoding COBRA-like protein 10, which encodes MEETTDSIASSSYPTKKAITKLLAIHLFLFLSLHVSDVGAQKTETPHSLELDSCDGVFISYTLVSREKEYPHVKNTTKQAWAFKAEATLTNVGDEEVQGWKMFVGFQHREILVSADGAILIDAGDFPAEVGNGTTMVGSTVADLKTAIETAGDLNQMSAKIDIVGTQFGLGAVATPMPKTISLQNDGFKCPAPTRKDSRMFACCRKDPKVKAKPVTQTKYPPRRPGDLIIEYDVLQAFQNNYYVQVTIENKHPLGRLDHWNLTWEWPKGEFIYSLKGAYARRKDPSDCLYGSAGKFYGDMDFSQVATCQKKPTISDLPAERKEDEKVGKLPWCCRNGTVLPPLMDKNRAKSMFQMQVFKMPPDTDNRTAITPPMKWNIDGVINPHYQCGAPVRVDPSVFPEPSGLSAISTAVATWQIVCNITKPKPQQNRCCVSFSAFYNESAIPCNTCACGCTDTSKCNSRASPLLLPPEALLVPFANRTLKARAWAKLKHLRVPSRLPCGDNCPVSINWHVNSDHKEGWTARITIFNWEDFSFDDWFTAIELTKTFEDFEDVYSFNGTRIPGLKTIFLEGLKGLNYLAGETNGTYAKDPRVPGKQQSVLSFTKKHGKHFDITKDGFPSKVFFNGMECSLPPIRPHKSSGHKPSISFIALIFIAFVTLLLI